In Paenibacillus sonchi, a single genomic region encodes these proteins:
- a CDS encoding S41 family peptidase encodes MSFLLNLFDSLKWLTGWEMILCALYLFVLLGYAFLEKNRWFYFVPGVGVMLAIISLILGDASILALLIYASTAILFLCTIRRIFKPAVKPLSPKIRGIMVIVCVLGFLPTLLALSIAGEVRYNPVSDLSDKSYTQAFIAMNERLSTEYPFGDWKKIDWAAKKNKYGPLFRQAEISQDPNLYYKTLRDYLFSFRDGHIQIVNEHLYDGNSVFKNEVGGGVGISTIQLDDGKVLVSLLVPGSPADQCGIKLGTEIISWNGKDVKKALDETSWSENPPATEGDRILNQGRFLARAPIGQNIQVKFRNQDDPAVITAALTAYDDQYETLKKTKVKLKKEDPPVEGQILKKNYGYVKIRYFLPGATQSDPAKALEDTIKEFQEKQVKGIIIDLRDNPGGDDDLVAQMAGHFVNRKRIFEYVSYYNRNTGRFEINRAETRTVQPSRIYFPGKIAVLINHNTASSGEGLPLFLKGMPNVKIIGFTSTNGSFGIVSAPIEMKMPEGYVVQFPDGRSLNQDHKIQGDSDEQGQGGVTPDITVPMNGQTFKMKFIEGQDVELDYALASFNG; translated from the coding sequence ATGAGCTTTCTGCTAAATCTATTCGATTCATTGAAATGGCTGACTGGCTGGGAAATGATTTTGTGCGCGCTGTACTTGTTTGTCTTGCTGGGTTATGCTTTTCTTGAGAAAAATAGATGGTTTTATTTTGTTCCCGGCGTGGGCGTAATGCTTGCAATTATAAGTCTTATCCTTGGCGATGCCTCTATACTGGCGCTGCTGATTTATGCCTCAACGGCCATACTTTTCTTATGCACCATTAGGAGAATCTTTAAACCAGCCGTTAAGCCGCTGTCCCCCAAAATTCGGGGCATCATGGTTATCGTTTGTGTTCTAGGGTTCCTGCCTACGCTGCTTGCCTTAAGCATTGCGGGTGAAGTCCGGTACAATCCGGTGAGCGATTTAAGCGATAAGAGCTATACCCAAGCTTTTATCGCGATGAACGAACGATTGTCCACCGAATATCCTTTTGGAGACTGGAAAAAAATCGATTGGGCAGCAAAGAAGAATAAATACGGGCCTTTATTCCGCCAAGCGGAAATCAGCCAAGATCCGAACCTCTACTATAAAACCTTAAGGGATTACCTCTTTTCTTTCCGTGACGGTCATATCCAAATCGTGAACGAACATCTGTATGACGGTAATAGCGTATTTAAGAATGAAGTTGGCGGCGGCGTCGGAATCAGTACGATTCAATTGGATGACGGCAAGGTGTTGGTTAGCTTGCTGGTACCGGGCAGCCCGGCGGATCAATGCGGCATCAAGCTTGGAACCGAAATCATTTCATGGAATGGGAAAGACGTTAAGAAGGCATTAGATGAGACGTCTTGGAGCGAGAACCCGCCGGCAACGGAAGGGGACCGGATATTAAATCAAGGACGTTTCTTAGCAAGAGCCCCGATCGGCCAAAACATCCAGGTCAAATTCCGGAATCAGGACGATCCGGCGGTCATAACTGCGGCGCTTACAGCCTATGACGATCAGTACGAAACCTTGAAGAAAACGAAGGTAAAGCTGAAGAAAGAAGATCCGCCCGTGGAAGGCCAGATCCTTAAGAAGAACTATGGCTACGTAAAAATCAGATATTTCCTTCCTGGTGCAACGCAATCCGATCCCGCGAAAGCACTGGAAGACACAATAAAAGAGTTTCAGGAAAAACAAGTAAAGGGAATAATCATTGATCTGCGGGATAATCCGGGCGGCGATGATGACCTTGTTGCCCAAATGGCGGGACATTTTGTGAACAGGAAAAGGATTTTTGAATACGTCAGTTACTACAACCGGAATACAGGACGTTTTGAAATCAACCGCGCCGAAACGAGAACCGTTCAGCCATCGCGGATTTACTTTCCAGGGAAAATAGCCGTCCTCATTAATCATAACACCGCGAGCTCGGGGGAAGGCTTACCTTTGTTCTTAAAAGGAATGCCCAATGTTAAGATAATCGGCTTTACGTCTACGAATGGTTCGTTCGGCATAGTCTCCGCTCCTATAGAAATGAAAATGCCGGAAGGATATGTCGTGCAGTTCCCCGACGGAAGATCCCTTAATCAAGACCACAAGATTCAAGGCGACAGCGATGAACAGGGACAAGGAGGCGTAACGCCTGACATTACGGTTCCCATGAACGGGCAAACATTTAAAATGAAGTTTATTGAAGGACAGGACGTGGAATTGGATTATGCGTTAGCTTCCTTCAATGGCTAA
- a CDS encoding DNA alkylation repair protein, with the protein MNLEMVMQELEALGKERTKKIYQSNGAHEPLFGVATGQMKPIAKKIKINQPLAEQLYATGNYDAMYFAGIIADPQSMTEADFERWIDGAYFYMLSDYVVAVTLAEADIAQEVADKWIASGGELRMSAGWSCYCWLLGNRPDDEFSVTKLAHMLEIVKNTIHDSPERTKYAMNNFIYTVGVSYVPLHEAAVETAKTVGPVEVQKDKKKSSFLLASERIQKAASKGELGFKRKHVRC; encoded by the coding sequence ATGAATTTAGAAATGGTTATGCAGGAGCTTGAAGCGCTCGGCAAGGAACGGACCAAAAAAATCTATCAATCCAATGGCGCGCATGAACCGCTTTTTGGCGTAGCTACAGGTCAAATGAAGCCGATTGCCAAAAAAATAAAAATAAATCAGCCTTTGGCGGAGCAGCTCTACGCTACAGGGAACTACGACGCCATGTATTTTGCCGGAATCATTGCAGATCCGCAATCGATGACTGAAGCCGATTTTGAGCGTTGGATAGATGGGGCATATTTTTATATGCTGTCTGATTATGTGGTTGCGGTAACCCTGGCAGAAGCGGACATTGCGCAAGAAGTAGCGGATAAATGGATCGCAAGCGGCGGAGAACTGAGAATGTCTGCGGGCTGGAGCTGTTACTGCTGGCTTTTGGGAAACCGCCCGGACGATGAATTTTCCGTAACGAAGCTTGCCCATATGCTTGAGATTGTGAAGAATACGATCCATGATTCTCCCGAGCGGACGAAGTACGCTATGAATAATTTTATCTACACCGTTGGGGTATCCTATGTGCCGCTCCATGAGGCAGCGGTCGAAACCGCAAAGACAGTGGGTCCTGTTGAAGTTCAAAAGGACAAGAAAAAAAGCAGCTTCCTGCTCGCTTCTGAACGTATTCAAAAGGCGGCAAGTAAAGGGGAGCTTGGGTTCAAACGCAAACATGTAAGATGTTGA
- a CDS encoding NAD(P)H-dependent oxidoreductase, producing MKIALINGSPKVKKSNSAIMLGILEPLIRTGHEITTYHLNKKPLTPEQYRELCRMDVLVIAFPLYVDGIPSHLFRMLVALEEYMKAEREGDIYVYALINNGFYEGRQNHIALEIIQNWCSRCGLHFGQGLGQGAGEMMGFLEKVPVGRGPLKNLGHAMQGLAGNIHSRSVDESMLFSPNFPRFAWKFTATHSFWNATAKKNGLKKKDILRRL from the coding sequence ATGAAAATCGCCCTGATCAACGGAAGTCCTAAGGTGAAAAAAAGCAACTCGGCCATAATGCTTGGCATACTCGAGCCGCTTATCCGCACCGGGCATGAGATCACCACCTATCACCTGAACAAAAAACCGCTTACCCCGGAGCAATACCGCGAGCTGTGCCGCATGGATGTGCTGGTTATCGCCTTTCCGCTGTATGTAGACGGGATACCGTCACATTTGTTCAGGATGCTGGTTGCCCTTGAGGAATACATGAAAGCGGAGCGTGAGGGGGACATTTACGTATATGCCCTCATCAACAACGGTTTTTACGAGGGGCGGCAAAATCACATTGCGCTTGAGATCATTCAGAACTGGTGCAGCCGCTGCGGCCTCCATTTCGGGCAGGGACTCGGCCAGGGCGCCGGTGAAATGATGGGCTTTCTGGAGAAGGTCCCCGTTGGCCGGGGACCGCTTAAGAATCTGGGCCATGCCATGCAGGGCCTCGCAGGCAATATCCATTCGCGCAGTGTGGATGAATCCATGCTGTTCAGCCCCAATTTCCCGCGCTTCGCCTGGAAATTCACAGCGACACATTCCTTCTGGAATGCCACCGCCAAGAAAAACGGCCTGAAGAAGAAGGATATATTGAGAAGGCTGTAG
- a CDS encoding flavoprotein: MKMIIHDLDQQEYAAWAEAPQEDVTVISDNGTIRHCTGCFGCWVRTPGVCVLKDGYQNIGELFSKCDELMIISKCVYGSYSPFILNVLNRSISYVLPYFSTQSGETHHRKRYDHQFALSVHFYGEGLTEAEMETARKLVAANSVNLYSTGNTVYFHNSLQAAKEVLA, translated from the coding sequence ATGAAAATGATTATTCACGACCTGGATCAGCAGGAGTATGCAGCATGGGCGGAAGCTCCGCAGGAGGACGTAACAGTCATATCCGATAATGGCACCATCCGCCACTGCACGGGCTGCTTCGGATGCTGGGTCAGGACGCCCGGAGTCTGTGTTCTCAAGGACGGCTATCAGAATATAGGCGAACTTTTTTCGAAATGCGACGAACTGATGATTATCAGCAAATGCGTGTATGGAAGCTACAGCCCCTTCATCCTCAATGTGTTAAACCGGAGCATCTCCTACGTTCTCCCTTATTTCTCCACCCAAAGCGGAGAAACCCATCATCGGAAACGTTATGATCATCAGTTTGCCCTGTCCGTACATTTTTACGGGGAAGGCCTTACGGAAGCGGAAATGGAAACGGCCAGAAAGCTGGTCGCGGCGAACAGTGTGAATTTGTATTCTACAGGAAATACGGTATATTTCCATAATAGTCTGCAAGCCGCCAAGGAGGTATTGGCATGA
- a CDS encoding TetR/AcrR family transcriptional regulator, translated as MKEKPYHHGNLRKQLIETGISLINEEGVKSFSLRKVAAQCNVSHTAPYSHFKNVDELIAAMGEHVTEQFMERLRISIMGEEDSREAISLLGQAYIDFFIENPQYFQFLYYHSGIIIDLDNYSSDNYPPFALFRTTAFHMFRSTGLPEASYSHQLIALWSMVHGIASLLTNNGVRYSGNWRDSFSILTVLDKEDDK; from the coding sequence ATGAAGGAAAAACCCTATCACCACGGCAATTTACGCAAGCAGCTCATCGAAACGGGTATTAGCCTTATTAACGAAGAAGGGGTAAAAAGCTTTTCCCTGCGCAAAGTCGCTGCACAGTGCAATGTCAGCCATACCGCCCCTTACAGCCATTTTAAAAATGTCGATGAACTGATTGCCGCTATGGGCGAGCATGTCACAGAGCAATTTATGGAGAGACTGCGCATATCCATTATGGGAGAGGAGGACAGCCGCGAGGCCATTTCTTTATTGGGGCAGGCATACATAGACTTTTTCATAGAGAATCCGCAGTACTTTCAATTCCTCTACTATCATTCAGGCATAATCATTGATCTGGATAACTATAGTTCCGATAATTACCCGCCGTTCGCTTTGTTCCGGACAACGGCATTTCACATGTTCCGGAGCACCGGTCTGCCGGAAGCCTCTTATTCGCATCAACTGATTGCGCTGTGGTCCATGGTGCACGGCATCGCCTCGCTGCTCACGAATAACGGTGTCCGGTATTCCGGCAACTGGCGCGATTCTTTTTCGATCTTAACGGTACTCGATAAGGAGGATGACAAATGA
- a CDS encoding sensor histidine kinase, whose protein sequence is MFNEIKLSTNIVVNNKKIQEFTVEGNDYKRDFDIGTYVIDLMEYMRSFNTYVNGIMINDNHGRSVYSLATANGDIFFLNQYDEFISKYKNDSELDKKGRFTKLFKNEKIGSEYFFYIVPIIESIGGVHFSQRTGYCSVMVNMEKIKGLVVNTELTPNSTLYILNSQNEVVASNHTNSSSNIFKEILSVDQHSLANGVKTKINGKDVIVQEKGLEQAVGWRILSMIPVHELTTDMNDIKNISFIAGIGITLSMIILVYFFLNNLTRPVMGLVADMKRAGKRDMNFRVKVRSTNEVGALAYDINNMIDKMEEMTRDVFNTQARLYESELSKKQAEFSALQSQINPHFLYNTLNCISSIGLEYGSKEIAQITSYMSKIFRYSIKKDELVQISEEIQCIKAYMNIISIRYENKFSMEVNVDEKLLERGTPKMILQPIVENSVYHGLESIDAGGYLHVSGHIDANGDVCFQVADSGKGIAQEELDSIKAKLNMDHSERVKNSLDGKNIGLSNINNRIKLLFGEDYGVEIHSQLGEGTKVTVKIPYI, encoded by the coding sequence GTGTTCAACGAAATCAAACTCAGTACCAACATTGTGGTCAATAATAAGAAGATACAGGAATTTACCGTTGAAGGTAATGATTATAAAAGGGATTTTGATATAGGCACTTATGTAATTGATTTAATGGAATATATGAGGTCCTTTAATACTTACGTGAACGGAATTATGATTAACGATAATCATGGAAGAAGTGTATACAGCCTGGCTACAGCCAACGGTGATATCTTTTTTTTGAACCAATATGATGAGTTTATCAGCAAGTATAAAAATGACAGTGAGCTTGACAAAAAAGGAAGGTTCACAAAGCTCTTCAAAAATGAAAAAATAGGAAGCGAATATTTTTTTTATATAGTACCTATTATCGAATCCATCGGCGGGGTTCATTTCTCGCAAAGAACGGGCTATTGCTCGGTTATGGTTAATATGGAGAAAATAAAAGGACTTGTTGTTAATACGGAATTAACACCTAACTCTACGTTGTATATCCTGAACAGCCAAAATGAGGTCGTTGCCTCAAACCATACGAATTCCAGCAGCAATATATTCAAGGAAATCCTTTCTGTGGACCAGCATAGTCTAGCCAATGGCGTAAAAACAAAAATAAACGGAAAAGACGTCATCGTTCAGGAAAAAGGCTTGGAGCAGGCGGTCGGGTGGCGTATATTAAGCATGATTCCGGTGCATGAACTGACCACTGATATGAATGACATTAAAAACATCAGCTTCATTGCCGGAATCGGCATCACCCTCAGCATGATTATTCTGGTGTATTTTTTCTTGAACAATCTGACACGGCCTGTCATGGGGCTGGTAGCAGATATGAAAAGAGCCGGCAAAAGAGATATGAACTTTAGGGTAAAGGTGCGCTCAACCAACGAAGTTGGGGCTTTGGCCTATGATATCAACAACATGATTGACAAGATGGAGGAAATGACGAGGGATGTCTTTAACACCCAGGCCAGATTATATGAGTCGGAGCTGAGTAAAAAGCAGGCTGAATTTTCGGCCCTGCAGAGTCAAATTAACCCGCATTTCCTCTATAACACCTTAAACTGCATAAGCAGCATCGGGCTTGAATATGGCAGCAAGGAAATCGCGCAGATCACCTCATACATGTCTAAAATATTTCGCTACAGCATTAAAAAAGACGAGCTGGTTCAGATCAGTGAAGAAATTCAATGTATTAAGGCATATATGAATATTATCTCCATCCGGTACGAAAACAAGTTCTCGATGGAAGTAAATGTGGATGAAAAGCTGCTGGAAAGGGGGACGCCTAAAATGATCCTGCAGCCCATTGTTGAAAATTCAGTGTATCACGGGCTTGAAAGCATCGACGCAGGAGGATATCTCCATGTGAGCGGCCATATCGATGCCAACGGAGATGTATGTTTTCAAGTAGCCGATTCCGGCAAAGGGATCGCTCAAGAGGAGCTAGACAGCATCAAAGCGAAGCTGAATATGGACCATTCGGAGCGAGTGAAGAACAGCCTTGACGGAAAAAATATCGGTCTTTCCAATATCAACAACAGGATCAAGCTGCTGTTTGGAGAAGATTACGGCGTAGAGATACACAGTCAGCTGGGTGAAGGCACTAAGGTGACCGTTAAGATTCCGTATATTTAA
- a CDS encoding ABC transporter ATP-binding protein has translation MARNKFDVDENLESPFDIRHFRRAMIYIKRKKKPMIIAFILSALSAAIALSAPLIMQHVVDVTIPSKEKLALLGWSLLMLLTIVVSVILATIRSRIMTRVGQDIIFDIRTDLFAHLQQLPFKYYDDRPQGKILIRVVNYVNSVSDVLSNGIINFILEIVNLIFIAAFMFAVDVRLSFVILAGLPVFLGIMLLIKTRQRRAWQAVSNKSSNLNAYMQESITGIGVTQIFSREQQNAGIFTRLAGNFRKEWMRAVSYNMLIPFSVDNLSTIVTALIFLVGLLTLDPVDATLGVILAMSSYAARFWQPILNLSNLYNSFINAVAYLERIFETLDEPVTVSDIPDARELPSVQGRVTFDHVTFAYDPGLNILENISFDVQPGESIALVGPTGAGKTTVVNLISRFYDLTGGRILIDGQDISQITLKSLRSQMGIMLQDSFIFSGTILDNIRYGKLDATEEEVIAAAKAVCADDFIREFDQGYLTEVNERGSKLSQGQRQLISFARTLLADPRILILDEATSSIDAKTERLLQKGLNELLKGRTSFIIAHRLSTVKNCDRIMYVSNKGIAESGSHDELIARRGLYHKLYTAQKMEA, from the coding sequence ATGGCCAGGAATAAATTCGACGTCGACGAGAATCTGGAATCGCCTTTTGACATCAGGCATTTCCGCCGGGCAATGATCTATATCAAGCGGAAAAAGAAACCGATGATTATCGCGTTTATCCTGAGCGCGCTCTCGGCAGCCATCGCCTTGTCGGCACCGCTGATCATGCAGCATGTCGTTGACGTAACCATTCCCTCCAAGGAGAAGCTGGCCCTGCTTGGCTGGTCGCTGCTGATGCTGCTGACCATTGTGGTCAGCGTTATTCTCGCTACCATCCGCTCGCGTATCATGACCCGCGTCGGACAGGATATTATTTTTGACATCCGTACGGATTTGTTTGCGCATTTGCAGCAGCTGCCATTTAAATATTACGATGACCGTCCGCAGGGCAAAATTCTGATCCGGGTCGTAAACTATGTCAACTCCGTTTCGGATGTGTTATCGAACGGTATCATTAACTTTATTCTGGAAATTGTCAATCTAATCTTTATCGCCGCCTTTATGTTCGCTGTGGATGTAAGGCTGTCCTTCGTCATTCTTGCCGGACTGCCTGTTTTCCTCGGCATCATGCTGCTGATCAAAACCCGGCAGCGGCGCGCATGGCAGGCCGTGTCCAACAAAAGCTCCAATCTGAACGCCTACATGCAGGAGAGCATCACCGGTATTGGCGTGACCCAAATTTTCTCCCGCGAGCAGCAGAATGCAGGGATTTTCACACGCCTGGCCGGCAACTTCCGCAAGGAATGGATGCGGGCGGTGTCTTATAATATGCTGATTCCTTTTTCGGTAGACAACCTGTCCACCATCGTTACGGCTCTGATTTTCCTTGTGGGACTGCTGACTCTGGACCCCGTGGATGCAACCCTTGGCGTCATTCTGGCCATGAGCAGCTACGCCGCCCGCTTCTGGCAGCCGATTCTGAATCTGTCGAACCTGTACAACAGCTTCATCAATGCGGTAGCCTACCTGGAGCGCATCTTTGAAACGCTGGATGAACCGGTGACCGTCAGCGATATTCCGGATGCGCGGGAGCTTCCGTCCGTTCAGGGCCGGGTTACTTTTGACCATGTAACCTTCGCCTATGACCCGGGGCTCAACATCCTGGAGAATATCTCCTTCGATGTCCAGCCAGGGGAGAGCATTGCCCTGGTAGGACCGACAGGAGCAGGCAAAACCACTGTCGTCAATCTGATCTCGCGCTTTTATGACCTGACCGGGGGCAGAATTCTAATTGACGGCCAGGATATCTCACAGATTACGCTGAAGTCCCTGCGCAGCCAGATGGGGATTATGCTCCAGGACAGCTTCATTTTCTCCGGCACCATTCTGGACAATATCCGTTACGGGAAGCTCGATGCCACCGAGGAGGAAGTGATTGCCGCCGCCAAGGCGGTGTGTGCCGACGATTTCATCCGTGAATTTGACCAGGGCTACCTGACCGAGGTCAATGAGCGCGGCTCCAAGCTGTCGCAGGGACAGCGGCAGCTCATCTCTTTTGCCAGAACCCTTCTGGCCGACCCGCGGATTCTCATCCTGGACGAAGCCACTTCTTCCATTGATGCGAAGACAGAACGTCTGCTGCAAAAAGGCTTGAACGAGCTGCTCAAGGGACGGACTTCCTTCATCATCGCGCATCGGCTCTCCACCGTTAAGAACTGCGACCGCATCATGTATGTCTCGAACAAAGGCATTGCCGAAAGCGGCTCGCATGATGAGCTGATCGCACGCCGTGGCCTTTACCATAAGCTCTATACGGCGCAGAAGATGGAAGCTTGA
- a CDS encoding ABC transporter ATP-binding protein, with translation MFELKWLWQNLEGNRARYIMALCLSVVGSSLTIVNPYLSQRIVDTFIAGDHAVQNLTDQRGLLIALCLGMIGFSLLRTGLAYFTTMQYERSSQNMLYRIRIYLYNKIQGQDREYYDHNRTGDLMTKMTGDLDMVRHSMAWIFKTIIESLTIFAAAVIYFFSIDTGLTLWMLTLSPLIFIVAYIFAKHVRPMYVDLRERLSQLNTTTQENISGNRVVKAFAREAYEIEKFTEKNVNYSTANKKAALVWLDYFPYLETFAQAFNVILMLAGGLYLMDGRITFGEFAAFSSLVWAVSNPMRNIGIIINDIQRFFASLTKIVEIYYARPAIVNEHQATTKRRYDGRITFEHVTFKYDSATVLDDVSFTVEPGETIAIMGSTGAGKTTLINLIPRFYDVSGGRVLVDGIDVRELELDELRGNIGMATQDVLLFSDTIDGNIAYGDPELPEEEVVAYAGLAAAHDFIVKMPEGYDTVVGERGVGLSGGQKQRIALARALAVHRSILILDDTTSAVDLETEEHIQQSLRGLDYPCTKLIIAQRVSTTAEADRILILDNGRLIEEGTHAELLAKRGYYYDVFMLQNEGIGRQVMAHGQE, from the coding sequence ATGTTTGAACTAAAATGGCTGTGGCAGAATCTGGAGGGGAACCGGGCCCGGTACATTATGGCGCTATGCCTGTCGGTGGTTGGCTCCTCTCTGACGATTGTGAATCCGTACCTCAGCCAGCGTATTGTGGATACGTTTATTGCCGGAGACCATGCCGTGCAGAATCTGACGGACCAACGGGGGCTGCTCATCGCGCTCTGTCTGGGGATGATCGGCTTTTCTCTGCTGCGCACAGGTCTGGCCTATTTTACGACCATGCAGTATGAGCGGTCTTCCCAGAACATGCTGTACCGCATCCGCATTTATCTGTACAACAAGATTCAAGGGCAGGACCGGGAATATTACGATCATAACCGGACCGGCGACCTCATGACGAAGATGACGGGGGATCTGGACATGGTCCGCCACTCGATGGCGTGGATTTTCAAAACGATCATTGAATCGTTGACGATTTTTGCGGCGGCCGTGATCTATTTCTTCAGTATCGATACCGGCCTGACGTTGTGGATGCTTACCCTGTCCCCGCTTATTTTTATCGTGGCCTACATATTTGCCAAGCATGTCCGCCCCATGTATGTGGATCTCCGCGAGCGGCTGTCCCAGCTGAATACAACCACACAGGAGAATATTTCCGGCAACCGGGTGGTCAAGGCATTTGCCCGCGAGGCGTACGAGATCGAGAAATTTACGGAAAAGAACGTCAACTACTCGACAGCGAATAAAAAAGCCGCACTTGTGTGGCTTGATTACTTTCCTTATCTCGAAACCTTTGCTCAGGCCTTCAACGTCATTCTGATGCTGGCTGGCGGGCTGTACCTGATGGACGGCCGGATCACCTTTGGTGAATTCGCAGCCTTTTCTTCCCTGGTCTGGGCTGTATCGAACCCGATGCGCAACATCGGGATCATTATCAACGACATTCAGCGCTTTTTTGCCAGCTTGACCAAGATCGTCGAAATCTATTACGCCCGGCCCGCTATTGTCAACGAGCATCAGGCCACGACCAAGCGGCGTTACGATGGCCGGATCACGTTCGAGCATGTCACCTTCAAATATGACAGCGCTACAGTACTGGACGATGTCAGCTTTACGGTGGAACCCGGTGAAACGATTGCCATTATGGGCTCAACCGGAGCAGGCAAAACCACACTGATTAATCTGATTCCGCGCTTCTATGATGTATCCGGCGGACGTGTGCTGGTAGACGGGATTGATGTCCGTGAGCTGGAGCTTGACGAGCTGCGCGGCAACATCGGCATGGCTACCCAGGACGTTCTTCTCTTCTCCGACACCATCGACGGAAACATCGCCTATGGCGACCCTGAGCTTCCGGAAGAAGAGGTCGTGGCCTATGCCGGGCTTGCAGCCGCCCATGACTTCATAGTCAAAATGCCTGAAGGCTATGACACGGTGGTCGGGGAACGCGGGGTCGGCCTGTCAGGCGGCCAGAAGCAGCGTATTGCGCTCGCACGAGCCCTGGCGGTCCACCGGTCCATCCTGATCCTGGATGATACCACCTCTGCCGTCGATCTGGAGACCGAGGAGCACATTCAGCAAAGTCTGCGCGGGCTGGATTACCCCTGCACGAAGCTGATTATTGCGCAGCGGGTATCCACTACGGCAGAGGCTGACCGCATCCTGATTCTGGATAACGGACGGCTGATCGAAGAAGGCACCCATGCCGAGCTGCTGGCTAAGCGGGGGTATTATTATGATGTGTTTATGCTGCAGAACGAGGGTATTGGAAGGCAGGTGATGGCTCATGGCCAGGAATAA
- a CDS encoding DUF4003 family protein, whose amino-acid sequence MKESSYTARLELFAQNAQRVKKDFAWKNAQVNRLAALLYTAENKIADSDAIRASFELIKEHTGSFSSFRSTSAIGLAALLSLSASQEKQLVDTLAVYELLKDAKFRGSDHLVIAAYQIAVNTASDQYLQTVERAKAFYDGMKARHPFLTGRDDYIFAALLGLSGIPVESGLQRMEELYAALKPEFLSGNSVQALTQVLVLGDNASETVSQVLALRDAFRARGLRLDKEYTLSSLGVLSLLPCVHEDIVNGVSETYEYLRTQKGFGNWSITKQELLLLSAALVAFNYVDEAKSGVVTTMLSTNITNIVIAQQAAIAAAAAASAAAASSSS is encoded by the coding sequence ATGAAAGAGTCATCCTACACAGCCAGACTTGAATTGTTTGCTCAAAATGCACAGAGAGTCAAAAAAGATTTTGCCTGGAAAAATGCGCAGGTCAACCGCCTGGCAGCACTGCTGTATACTGCCGAGAACAAGATAGCCGACAGTGACGCGATCCGCGCCAGCTTTGAACTGATTAAGGAGCATACCGGAAGCTTTTCTTCCTTCCGGAGCACTTCCGCAATTGGCCTTGCTGCCCTGCTCTCCCTGTCTGCTAGTCAAGAGAAGCAGCTTGTGGACACATTGGCTGTCTATGAGCTGCTTAAGGACGCCAAGTTCAGAGGATCAGATCATCTCGTGATTGCCGCCTATCAGATTGCTGTGAATACAGCATCGGATCAATACCTGCAGACGGTAGAACGGGCAAAAGCATTCTATGACGGCATGAAAGCCAGACATCCTTTCCTTACGGGACGGGACGACTATATCTTTGCTGCCCTGCTCGGCCTTTCCGGTATTCCTGTTGAGAGCGGACTTCAGCGCATGGAGGAGCTTTATGCTGCGCTGAAACCTGAGTTTCTGTCCGGAAACAGTGTGCAGGCGCTGACGCAGGTGCTGGTGCTTGGGGATAATGCTTCCGAAACGGTGTCCCAGGTCCTTGCACTCCGGGATGCCTTCCGGGCAAGAGGGCTTCGGCTGGATAAAGAGTATACCTTATCCTCTCTGGGCGTATTATCGCTGCTGCCTTGCGTTCATGAGGACATTGTGAACGGTGTGTCGGAAACTTATGAATATCTGCGCACCCAAAAAGGCTTCGGCAATTGGTCCATTACGAAGCAGGAGCTGCTGCTGCTGTCGGCTGCCCTGGTGGCCTTCAATTATGTAGATGAGGCAAAAAGCGGTGTAGTCACCACGATGCTCTCCACCAACATTACTAATATTGTAATCGCGCAGCAGGCCGCGATTGCCGCTGCTGCCGCCGCATCGGCTGCGGCGGCTTCTTCCTCCAGCTGA